ATCTTTTTCAATTCCACAATTCTAATTatctaattaaattaattgtttACTACTATCGTCTATCGTGCAGCGGGTGTTTTCCATAATGACACTCTGACACTACCCCTCGATTGCGGACCTAACCCCAGCAGGACTCATTGCTAAAAATAATTTACATAGGGGCAATTAGGTAATTTAATCACATATTTCCCCCAACCCAACCCCACCACCAATGGTGGCGCGTGAGAATGTTGTAAAGGCAGTATGCTGTGGTTGGCGGGATAATCCACCGCCCAGACAAACAGATATGATGAGTAAAACATCAAGGAAGAGCGTCTACTACAGTGAAGTTATGAACCCACgtaaattttgaattgaaatTTCCAGATCTAGGTGCGCATTGCACCCACAGTGCATAACAGATCTAAACAGAATGCAAAACATTGGAAACAGAAAGCATACCTGCTCATCAGCTGCTGTAGAAGGATCCGGAGACGAAGCATCGGGAGACGAAGCCTCAGGTCCCTCTGGCGCCGGTGGGCTGGCCATATCCGGAGTCGGAGCAGCCGCCGGAGACTTGTGCTTCGGCTTCTTGCTCTTGCTCTTGCTGGGAGTCGGAGCAGCCGCCGGAGACTCGTGCTTCGGCTTCTTGCTGGGAGCCGGAGCGGGGACCTCAGGAGTAGTGGGTGGCTCAGCTGCGGGAGCAGGGGCGGCTGCCGGAGGAGATTTGGCCGGTGGAGAGCTGACCGGAGCCTTAGCCGGTGGGGAGCTCTCAGGAGTCGGCAATGGGGGTGAAACGGTAGCTGTAGGTGGAGTGGCCACCGGAGTGGGAGCAGCGGCCGGCTTGGGTGGAGCCGACGCCGGAGTGGGAGAAGATTTGGGGGTGGCAACCGGAGATGGTGACTTGGGCTTAGGAGCTGCAGCTGGTGTAGTAGCTGGAGGGGTGGCGGCTGGAGTGGCCGGAGAGTTAGTGGGCGCGGATGATGGAGCCTGTCCTCCTACGCCGGCGACGAGAAGGCAGATGAGTGCGATGGTGAAGATGTTGTTCCGCTCCATCTCTCTGAGACTTAGCAGTCGCAGGTTCTAAAGAGAGAGATAAATGTTTAGAGAGAGTCAGAGTGGCAAAGTCTTGAAGATAGTTTATATAGGCCCGATCTCAACGGGAAGAAAAGGGTGTTTAATCTGGAGCGTACATCGAGGTGGACCGGTTTGAAGATGGGGCCGGATTAGCCGTTGGATGGATGCAGAAAGACGAAGAGAAGGTTCGGCCTTTTGCGGGGCCCATAACAGAGAGCATGTATGCGGACGTGGCGCTGTAGAGTGGGTGTTTGGAGTGGACACAGTCTGGCTGGGATCCATCAGCTTCATTAGACGCATGTGAGACGTTCCGCATAGGCCAATGTTGTTCTGAGACGCGGGTTTCGTTCACCGACAATATTCTTGACTTCTTACTTATTTTAATGACGTGGTAATATCATTTTAGACTTCGGCTATAACTTAAGAtagcgtttggtacgtgggacgggacggaacggaacgggacgagtcGTTCCGTCTCACGTTTGGTGCACCTAAAAATTGTGGAACAGGTTGTCCCATGGgacgaaatttggctgattttttGTTCCACTTCTTCTCCTTGGAACgacccgttccacatccgtggaacataaatttataacattttatgacaaaatttctccttatctttttcaacaTTTACATCATCTGTTCCGTCTCGTCCCGTCTCAttctgttccgtcccgtctgcgtaccaaacggtacctaaatGCGCGGTTTTGTTTGATAAccatccatgtttttttttttttggacaaaatgaTAACCATCCATGtatgattttggtttttggttccTTACATTTGGCTGATGTGTAATCTTAATTGTCACGATTTAGCAATCATTTAGAATATCATAAAATGAAATATCAAAAATAACATGTTAAAATTATATTTGATGGCTGATGTAGCAAATTGAATACAAATgctaaataattttcttatctAATAGATGTGTCAAATAtgtattttattgttttattagGCTCAGAGTTACATAACCTattaaaaataaccaaaattaatttcagtttttattttattggttgTTAATAAGAcccataaattaaaaaattaaattaaaaatgctTGGCTCATTCTTTGTTTGCTATCAAAAAAGACAACTATAAAGTAAGGAGTCAAATGACTCAACTGCCACATCATATTTGACATATCCATTGAAGAACACTTGAACATCTTTTAGTCTTAATTAGCAtatttgacatcttctttgaaGATGATCTTAGTTATTTCTAACAATTctaatatatacaaacaataaTGATGTACGTGTAGTGgagttcttttgtttttttgtttctttttacaAACAATAATGAGGGAACTAATAATGAGTTGGCTGAGTTAAACTTGAGGACTTTGAATCATTTTAACTACAAAAATTTTGCATAATCATTCGTAAACTAAATAATTTGTTATCATTAAGAATGTGCATGTTTACTAACGCTTAAATATaactcaatcatcaacttttatgtcatttagtttacaaagttttgtctataaatttagtctccctagcattacccattTTTTAAGGAAATTAAGAATTGATAGGCAGGTCATGTGTgtggttttctaatagaaaagATCAATTTTATTAGCAAGTTTCTCTAATATTTGTTCAAATTAACCATTTGTTTTTGGTGGATTGCTTGGTGGATAGAATATTTCTCATCAACCCACTGCACTCAGGTTCAAATTCTTACCTCTAGGCAAACCTCCTAGTTGTCTCTGCACCTCTACTTCCTTTATCACTAAGCAGTCATTTAGAGGCATTAACTGGTGATCAGGGATGTTTCCCTCTCGATGATGAAGCATATCCCTCATCGTTTCATTGCCTAGCCTCGACTCTTATTATTTTAAGGTCATATCTAGTATTCAGAGTTTTTTGCCTCAATCTGATACTGCTCTCGTGGCCCTCATCCAAACATTACTTTACCCTTAGATGTCTAGTCAATTGATGCGCCTTAACGCATTTCAGGAATCCCTCACCTAGTTCCATATGGGGATGAATCCAATACTAGGGCATGCTTATCCCATTCTTATTTCTCAGCTATAAGATCACATAATGAT
Above is a window of Malus sylvestris chromosome 15, drMalSylv7.2, whole genome shotgun sequence DNA encoding:
- the LOC126603126 gene encoding lysine-rich arabinogalactan protein 18-like; translated protein: MERNNIFTIALICLLVAGVGGQAPSSAPTNSPATPAATPPATTPAAAPKPKSPSPVATPKSSPTPASAPPKPAAAPTPVATPPTATVSPPLPTPESSPPAKAPVSSPPAKSPPAAAPAPAAEPPTTPEVPAPAPSKKPKHESPAAAPTPSKSKSKKPKHKSPAAAPTPDMASPPAPEGPEASSPDASSPDPSTAADEQSGAMTIRSLHKVVGSIALGWAVLALC